Within the Telopea speciosissima isolate NSW1024214 ecotype Mountain lineage chromosome 4, Tspe_v1, whole genome shotgun sequence genome, the region AAATCCTCCATGTGTGCAGCAATCAAACGTAATAGAATAGTGAACGATCCATCCTCATCATGATCAGGTCCTGGTACGATAAAACACctcccatcaaaccctaacgaCACGGGTCCCATGTAAATTGGCTTTCCCCACCCGAAATCCGCACCATAGATGGGCAACCCTAGCCAGCTAGCAATAGCCACATTAGGGTTCCCAAGGAAGGCCCCTTGTGTACAGCCGACCGTATGAAACGCAGTCCTGAAAGGTCTCATATCTTCTTGCCCTCCCAAAAAATCAATGGCAGACTTAAAGTACTCATCAGTCATCGTATCCACTGCCTCTCTTATCCTACTGGCAGCAAACCCTAACGGATTCCCCATCAGTTCACCCGCCCGGCTCGTCGCATTCGTCACAAAGATTGTGTTCCCAAAGAAATTATTTGGGAGTACTGGACGAAGCCTGTTCCGGCTATCAACGGCGATGCGCAACAGTGTCAGCTGTTGACACTCGTGCCGATGGGCTTTGGATGCACACCTCCAAATATGTGCAGCCATGGATTCGTACCGAGTATAGGGCCGGCAGCCAGGCATGGTCTCAGCGTTAGCTTTTTTCTTGAGCTTCTCCACTTGATCTCTCGTCAACTTCAACATCACCACCGTcgtttccttcttcctctcttctttttcatcgGTCTGACCGATTAAAACAGGCGGTGGACCGAATTCGGGATGGTTGAACCGTGGTGTGGGCGGAGGATGTTCGCTCCTACGTAATACAGTACGGTCTATGAATGGTAGTGGTGTCTCCTCCACCAGGTTCTCTCCTCCACGGGCGGCGACCTTGGCCCACGTGTTAATGAATTGTAGTGCGGACTGGCCATCTGCCACGGCGTGAGATATGGCAACACCAACACTGCTTCCACCACAGCTGAATTGGGTAAGTTGCACTAGAAAGAGAGGGAGTTCGTTGATGGGTTGGCTGTAATCGATGTGAGGGACGAGTTCTCTCATTTTTGGAGTTGGACTGAAGTCTCCAAAGTCCGAGATTTCCATGTCCGACTCTGCTTCAAAGACCTGAGCTCCCATGGAGTTGCAATCGAGCTCGAGCCGGCCTCCTTCGATCCATTGAAGCCTACCAGCTAATGGGTAGAACTGCACTAGAACTTTACTCAAAGAGTCTCTCATGGTGTCCATCATTGCagaggtggtggtgatgatagGGTTATCAATTAGTGGGGCGCGGTAGAAGTAGACGGTTTGTGTATGGGTCAAGGGCATATATTGGTCGATCTCTGATAACCAGAGCTTGCCAGCTGGAGTTGACTCTGCCGGAGTGACTGTGTAAGAACCCTTGACCTTCATCATCTCTAAGCGGagctttcttcttttggttttggttttcgTATAATCTCCTTCATTCAGAATTCACAAGCCGCGCCATTTATAGAAAAGCAAAGAGATGCAGCATCATAAAATCAGTGGACGGGGGACACCGCATAAGAGTACGAGTCCAGCTCACGTCCACGTATGAGAACAGCTCCCCGTTGTTCTCGTGAACGTGCAGCTGATGTTCTATCTATTCTCTGCGCTGCGGGCCTGCGGCACAGACACATACATGGGCTGGGTATTTCTGCCCGGACCATGCATCCTCCAATCAAAATTATTGTATTTGTACGTCCTTTTACTCACGTGATAAAACACGACAAATCCCAAAATGATTGTACCATCCACTCACATGCGGACTTTTATCCCTGAGGTTCGCTGACCGGTACGGTTGGACGGTTCCTTTCATAGAGGGATTGAAATAACCATTCTACCCCTTGACCAAACATATTGTCCGGGTAGgatccacccccttttattagaggcactagggaaccgtaccagATAGGGGAACCGCaagtgataaaaattcctaaCATGCTTTCTACCTGATCCGTCATAAAAACTACCAGCCAATGTGGAGCTGACACGTGTATCTGGGACAAGCCGAGGTCGTGCAGAACGAGCACGAGCTGCCCCTGTCTAGAAGAGCGAGATCAAATGACCAAGCCGTCCAAAAGGTACAACCAGATCAGGACCATGACCACCCTGTGCTCGGCGAGGACGACGTATACAGGATGACCCATATACCATACCACGGAGAGAGCGCAATTGCCGAACAGGCCTTGATGGCCCGAGATTATTGCTCATACGCCGCCTAATAAGGCATAGGGGGATAAGGGGAttaaccttatccctaaaatCACTCCTAAATTATCTCACTCCATGCCACGGACTCTCCTTTCCTAATAGGGCACGACTCTACCCTCAAGGCTTGGCTCATCGCCTATAAATAGTTGGGTAAATTCCTTCCATGATCATCTAAATTTTACTGTTattatctgttgctaagagtactgacttaggcatcggagtggaGAAATCGGCTCAGCCCGGCCTCTCTTGCTAATTCTATATTGCAGGAACAGCACGCTCTAGCACTAGTTATTAATGCAAcactaccaaaaaacaaaaaaatccacTCACATGCTTTGTCCCATCTATCATATCATGAATCGCCTCGTTTCTcctaggatttttatctgcttcCATTTTGCTCTATTTTCCATTTAGATGGTTGACACATTGGATGTTTAAATCTGACGGTCCAAAATAAAGATAATTTAAAACTCAACCAATCCAATTCTAACCATGTTCAACtgcaaacccaacccaacccaacccaatcctaaGTATAGTTTTCAAACCCAAcccccatctctctcctccctccaaGTATAACCTATTcgctctcctctctctctctccctgtctgTTCTATCATCACGTGCTCTTTTTCACTCCAGATAATCACTATCACTCCCATACATTTTGCTTATATTCATTAAAACTATCCTATcgtaaacttcttttctaatactaccctgtttttaaatttttacatttccttctaccctcatgtttttaaatacctagattgCCCATCCTTTTTACCTGGTAACCTGTTCATCTATATATCCATGAAGAACCAACCAGTTAACAAAAATGactttccctctccctctctcttggttcatctccttccctctTTCCTGCCATTGGAGAGCTTAGAGGTCTGAAACCAGACCTGCGACCATGCTAGAAGGGACAACCCacgagggtttttgggattCAAAGTAAAGATCTGCTAGAAGGGAACCTGCGATCTTCATTTTTCCTACCGGTATGAACCCTAACTGGTTCTACCCTCTGCCATAGTCTTGAGAATTTTACTAGGTGGCCATGTTTCTCCAGCTTCCACTTCCTTAGGTTCATCAAAGCTAGTTTCAGGGCTGGGGTTCGAAGACCCTTCAAACTTGTAGTCCAACCGAAGGGCCAAGCCTTCTTTTAATTCCTCACTCGAATTTCTTCCAAGGCTAAGTGAAAAATCTGGTTCTTCCATTTCTTGATTGGTAAGAACCGTAACTGTAGATGTCTTGGTTTCTTCTTGTTGAACCATGTTTGTGAGATGCATCTACAAAGATTGGTATTCCTTCATAATTTGTGGGCTTAAAATCTCCTCAGATTTTCTTTGAAGAACTACTTGTGACCTTGAGAATGAGAAAAAAGAATGGTTTAACTGTGATTTAAATCTCTTTTGACCAATATATTTGGAACCTGTTGCGTCAGAAACTTCATCGGAGTGTCCTGTGCCTGCAAGATGAGATTTAGTAGAGAGGACCGGGTTGCGTCGGCaatctcactccgatgcttaagtcaaaATCCTTAGCAACAGATAATAAAAGTAAAATTCAGATGATCGTAATGagtgttacctcccttacttaaggtGGGTGATGGGCAGAATCGTGCCCTAATAGGAAAGCTGGATTCCCGGAGTGGAGTGAGAATGTTTAAGAGTGATATGGGGGATACTGATTATCCATAACTTCCCACGCGCCTGATTAGGTGCAACGTGAGCGATAATCTCGGGCCATGCTGGTTCATGGCATGCCTTGAGTTATTTATGCGAAGTATTGAGGTCGCCCCTTTTACTGGCTTGAGCCAGGTCGTTATTATTTGGATGATGTAGTAGTGACCTGGCGTTACGACACAGGCTGGACCTAGCATCACGCCGGTCGAGCTCGTCGGCTCGTGCCTGGCCTTAGCTCGTTCTTTGCGTATTCATAAGATCGTTCTCGTGGAGGGAGGTCTCTTGACCTATCAGTACCTATTACTTAATTTTTGGTTTGCTGAACTGGGTTagtttcattttattgttttggttgcaAATTTGTGATGGGTTGGATAGATCTCCTTCTCTGTTAAAAGCTAGATTAGAGCAATTAGCCGACAAACTTCATTGGTTGAGGAAGTCATCTTCTTCGCTGAAGAGAAATTTTGACCAGTTGGACTGATTGACTGACTGATCAACTGCCTTACCAATCAACACTCAATCTTCGTCTCATCTGTGTTATCATCCTTCCCACACCTTCTAACATAATTAGCTGTGGGACTCATACTgacacattctctctctctcctcagtAAAATGAGAGTCCTCTACTGAACAAATCCGTCCCCTGCCCTCTTATTGGTGTGGTTTACTCTGATGTCATGGGAAATCTCTTACCTAATCAAGTTTAATAAGAGAGGTAATTTCTGGTCTACAAGGGTATCCGAATGGGAAGCTTCTGCCTACAACTCATGTTCTTATATGGGCAAACAAATCAATAAGCTAGgcctcctctctcttccttcttgtgTGTATCAAATTTGGGGTTCTTTCCCATTTTGAAAAGGCTCAAAATAAGGAAAACTTCATTATGCAATTATGTAGTATCACATATGTGGTCAATCCATTGAATTGCAGATATAATTTGCATGACACATGGGCGTTTTGGTTCATGTAGTCGTTCAGGTGTTCGATATAAGGTCTGCCTGACTGACTTTGGGTCTGGAGTCTAGACGTACTGTACTGTATGAGTCTACTAATACTACTCCTAATTATCTGGATCACAAAAGGAGGTCCACAGACCACGAAAGGTCAAGGGACAAATGAGATATTTGAACATCTATCAGTTGTTCGAGTCTACTCCATAATGAATTATTGCAGAGAAGGCGATGGGGGGGGTCGATGTGTTTTTGACATGTTCCACCTTCACCATGCGGTGATGTCCAACAATATCTTGACAAGCCCACCTCCAAATAATTAACCCATCTAGTCCAACCATCCATCACATGGCTTTGCGTCCCATTCAATGTGGTCCAATACTAGGAGACGACGATGGAAAATCTGAAATGGGGTGTCTCCATTTGCAGCTGTTATATAGCTTAAGCTAACTCAGCTATTCCTCTCGGCCTCTGCAGCTACTGCTCAAAGCCtcaaacacaaggatttactCTGCAAGCCAAAGATTTAACCATCTCTATGAGGCTCATTGAGATGGAGAGGAAGTGACTAAAGACTTCTGCCATTTGGAAATTTCAAGCTGTGCTTATCCaatctcagtctctctctctctctcaccttccTATCTCTTCCTTAAAATCTTTGACATTACAACTAGTGTTCGTCCTTGAAATCTTTGTCATTACACGTCAAAAGTATGTGTTTTCTTACTGTGTTACAATTTAATTGATTTCCATTAACGAATGACATGAAACAGTGAGGGAATTCGGTAGCTAACCCTAGCTTAGGAACACGAGTATCGGTTTTGAAATCATATTGAACAGTCTTAGGCTTGACGATTCATTGGTATAGGTACCGTTCCTGTTCTCGTGAACAAGCTTAGTGGTCTTATAATTATACACAGATTGAATCTCATTGTATGTGTACTCAATGTTAGGGCTCTCAACCTTGAAACTTTGAATGAACATCGTTAATGAGACTACTGAGCTCGAcactagaaagtagaaacccAAGAACAGAACAAGGAGAAGATTTCTTAAGAATTCTTAACCTCTCCGATGGGTTCCCCGGCACCGtctctcagagagagagagagagaaggttaaagttggagggaggagagagatgaaggTTGGATTTGAAAACCAtggttaggtttagggttagggttaggatcgggttagggttgggtttgAATTATCTTTATTTTTGACCATCGGATTTAAACATATCATGTGTCAACCATCTAAgggggaaatggagcagatataAATCCTTTCTCCTACATCTTTGACGGGAGCCTCCCACTCAAACcggatttttctcctctccatttcttgaTAGTTCTTTTAAGTAGCCCCTTAAAATCAGGACTCTGATCCTCTACGGCCTCCATGCCCGTAGCAGTCATAGCagcgcactaatgaggtgaggtgcaatgaccgccttacccttgctcgggcaaggcttcgggcaggggtaaggcggtcattgcgccaCGTCTCATCAGGCCGCTGCTCTGGCCGCTACGGGAAGGCAGGCCGTAGGCGATCTGGATTGTTAAAATCATGACATGTGACACTTTTTAATCCACTGATCATGAGAGTTTAACTCAATCCAACCTTAACCTAACCTAACATTCTCTCtactctctcactcctccccatccctcgtttctctttctttcttccttcttctccgaCGAACACCACCGTCACACTTGCAACTCCTCTCACTCTCACTCCAACCGCCCCACTCCCGTGGTTTAAATGCACTTCATTTTTGTCCTTTCCAAAATAACCTCCTGTTCTCACCATGCTCCACCAACCGCCCTGCTCCCCCGTAGGAGAACCCAAAACGCCAAAATAGGGAGGAGAAAAATCCGATGCTCTCATTATGTTGTAGTCCTTAacctcaaaaaaataaaaaatccaaaagctGAAAATTTTGTTCTTGTGGAGAGAGTTTGATCTGCTCTTAGGCCATTTAATAGACAAACCGCAGAGCAGGTCCCTTATAATATTTTCCTTCTCGATCCCCTTCTTGATTACAATAATCAggaaacacttaaaagaaataaaagctaATTACGATCAAAGTTATAATAATACTAAATCTCAAATAAGAGGTTTGTGTTAGGGTCATATCCATCTCTGCATATCAACCTTCGGAGTTTGGATCTCAACAAACTccgaagaagaggaaaatttttCATTACGAATTCTGACTTGGAACCAAAGGTTTgtctaaaaataaatatttgcaGACATTGAAAGGAAGACAATTATTGTTGGGATATTCTTCTAATCCAGATCTGGATTTTCTTTCGTTTATCTTTTTAGCAAACAAGAGATaaaacaaactgaatctggCTTGTTCATGTTCATATGTTCCAAGGGAGGTCAATAGTATTGCTGACTCTCTGGCGAAGAAGGCGTTGTTGGTAACGTGCAAAATAATTTGGCCAAATTCTGATCCATGGATCCTGGATTTATGTTCAACTTCATCCATGTGTAATTCACATGGTTCTTAATAAAAGTTCCTCATACttctaccaacaaaaaaaaaaaaaaaaaaattctggctTGACGTGCAAATGCAAATAACAGCTTTTCAGACTAATCCTAATCTTCTTTCAAGTCGAATTCCATCCActattgttttgattttttgaaaattgaacaatactcaactcaccccaatttttttgaaaatactcacccAAACCCTTGTATTAGAGTCCTATATTACAATTTAGTCCCTACTATTAGTTTTATCATTTTATGCGGTTAAACTTATGAAGTCAGCaagttaaatatatttaaatccctaaactacccttgaccagtgtagAATTACTTTTTTATAGGAccgtaaacggatcggattcgactcagatagtgctatatccgcatccacatccgattagctatcggacggattcggatagtgctaaacagatacggacacagatacggatcCAAAGAGCGGCTCTGCAAGCCCGATTCTGTCTACTACAACAAGCGAAAACCCATTGCTCTCTCCTGCAACGAATCCCTTGATGTCACCACCTTCATCCCCTCCCTTGCCCACAATGGTAAGATCGCTTTCATTGACGCCTCCACCCGTCGCTACCTCACCTTCCCGGAGGTCTGGCGTGCGATTGATTTCGTCGCCTCCTACCTATCGGAGATGGGTGTTCGAAAGGGCAACGTTGTCCTCCTTTCCCCcaattccatcttcttcccattAATTTGTCTCTCCGTCATGTCCCTCGGcgccatcatcatcaccacaaACCCTCTCAACACCCCTCAAGAGATCCCCAAACAGATCGTCGATTCCAAACCCATTCTCGCCTTCACCACTCAACCTCTCCTCCTTAATGAATTCGTGGGATCATTGGGTCGAGGAGGCTCTTTCAAGACTTGAATTACTAAAGATCCGTCGATCTCCAAGCTTGAATTAAAACCATTTGAGAACAAGGTAAAGAATTTTGTATGAATCGGGCTTGAGtacattttttttcctctcgttttgtttatttatttctggTTTCCTTTTGAAGTTACTGTTAACAAATTGCACGGGCCATTCAAAAAGCTGATTAGCTCCATTATTGAGGATGGATTATGTGTACAGGCCAATGGCTAAAACCCACAATTTTATGAATTAAAAGTTTCTGTTTTCTGAACAATTTTTCTATGAGGATTTTCCATGTTACTTGGTGCTATTCCAACGGAGCCGCAGGTGGATTCCTGATCTACGTTATCTCTTTAATCTTCCAGTTACTTATATCTCTTTTTCCAGGTCAGTTATTAGCAACTATTTGTAGTCTGTGGAACCCTTGTTTTCTCCCATATTCTCAGCTTGCTTCCTAGTTTCGTAACTTACTGGATAGGGCATAGAATTGTCTCAAATTTGACATTCAAGCTTCTAGCCATTGGCTCTCATGATTGAGGATTATTAACTGACATTCAAGTTCAAGaaaatcttctttcttttctgaaGGGGAGAGGTGAAGCGGTTGCAGCGGCGGAGATGGTTCACTACTTCACTGCGTTTGTGGAGAGAGCGTACTAGcagtaaaaagaagaagaatgtgggtcccacttccAGCAAGGTTGCGTATTTAAATTACATTTTCTACAACCGTTGGATACCTCAATTgtcattatttattttcttcttttttttgttgaggttaaaattgtcttttcagtttttttggattattttaaGTTAACACCGTTACTCTAGAGGGGGACagttgagtattttcaaaaaaaaaaaaagaagaattgaaTATCGTTCGATTTTCAGGAGGTgttgtgtaatttacccatttcccactcacaagtcacaactcgAACTAAGACTTTCCACATAAACAAATGGAATTTAGGGAGCATTCTTAAATgccaaataaaattccaaaccctaatattcaATCTTCCCAATTGGCTGTTACACTCAttccttatcaaccatttgaaaAAAATGTTAGTGCTTAAAGTTCCTATCCAACTAAATGGGCAAAACCAGAAATCCCcaaaaatattataacataaaAGGTACATTAATAATGGATTATCTACCATGTCACTAAGGGATTCGAATCCTCTATTTCCAAAGCTTGTACTTCTATCCTTTTTTCATGAGTTTCTAGTGCTTCACATGGCCTGACAACCATCCAAAGGCTGGTattgaaaaaattataaatttttgggtaaattttaCGGACCCTGTAAGTATTAAATATGTCACGGACTtcccaaacttggtcaaaatggtaaccttccccctgacgttaagcagaTTACCACCCAAAGTTAAAATGTTGATTTACCCACTtaataattttccctaaaaattacTAAGAATCCATCATCTTCCATATTCTCCTCGTTGGAGCGCGTTAAGGCATGTTTTGACCGTAGGAGAACCCAACCACTGTGGGCAACCATTAGCTGCACCAGCTCCAGCTCTGTCGACAATCAAGTCCAGCGATTTCTTCTCTGGCAACCATTACTTACTCCAAAAAACACGtagacaaaaaaacaaagaaaacccagAAACGAAAAATCTTAAAGACAAAGATCAGCTTTTGCAGAGGTTACCTGCTGATGAATTGTaccttggagagagagagagagagagagaggagaaatttGATAAAAGGTTTGAAGGTAGTTGATTATGCTTTTTCTGGT harbors:
- the LOC122657413 gene encoding spermidine hydroxycinnamoyl transferase-like yields the protein MMKVKGSYTVTPAESTPAGKLWLSEIDQYMPLTHTQTVYFYRAPLIDNPIITTTSAMMDTMRDSLSKVLVQFYPLAGRLQWIEGGRLELDCNSMGAQVFEAESDMEISDFGDFSPTPKMRELVPHIDYSQPINELPLFLVQLTQFSCGGSSVGVAISHAVADGQSALQFINTWAKVAARGGENLVEETPLPFIDRTVLRRSEHPPPTPRFNHPEFGPPPVLIGQTDEKEERKKETTVVMLKLTRDQVEKLKKKANAETMPGCRPYTRYESMAAHIWRCASKAHRHECQQLTLLRIAVDSRNRLRPVLPNNFFGNTIFVTNATSRAGELMGNPLGFAASRIREAVDTMTDEYFKSAIDFLGGQEDMRPFRTAFHTVGCTQGAFLGNPNVAIASWLGLPIYGADFGWGKPIYMGPVSLGFDGRCFIVPGPDHDEDGSFTILLRLIAAHMEDFKKFFYGDI